GACTAACTTCGGGAAATATCGTTTTTACATCGCAGTATGCCAGAGATGACCTGACTTCAAAGGTTAAACCCGTAGAAAAAACTGCTACACGAACTGAAATCGTAGTTTCATATCTGTTTGGACTCACTCCTTTGGCGATTTTCACAGTTATAAATCCCATAGTTTCTATCGTCCTGATACCTCTGTTTTTATTAGTTGTTAAAGGTAATCGCTATTTCAAAAAATGGATAGGCGGATATACAGGCGATTGCTTGGGATGTATAGAGCAATTTGCCGAATTAATCATCATGTTAACTTTTGTAGCGATATGGAAATTCATGTAATCAGACATACACGCTTAAAAGCCGGATTGAACAAGTGTTACGGACAAACTGAAATTCCCGTTGCTGAGAGTTTTAAAGACGATGCTTCCGAAATAAAAAAACAGCTAAAACCACCTTACGATGCCATATTTTGCAGTCCGCTAAAACGCTGCCAAATGTTAGCTAAGGAACTAAATTTTAGTGAAATAAAGCTTGAACCTGCGTTGAAAGAAATCAGTTTTGGAAGTTGGGAGAATCAAAATTGGGACGATATTAACAGAGAGCAATTAGACAAGTGGTGCAACGATTTTGTCAACGAAACTCCGCCTGACGGCGAAAATCTCCGAGATTTTTACAGTAGAATCATAAAGTTTATCACCGACTTAAAATCAGAAAATTATAAAAAGGTGCTTCTCATCACTCACGCCGGAGTTATACGCTGTATTCATGCATATTTTAATAATGTAGCACTTGATAAATTATTTGATATTCCGGTAGGTTTTAATGAAGTGTTTGCTTTCGATCTTTGAAATTAGCTGTTAGCTTTTGGCTATTAGCTGTTGGCTGTTGAAATTGGAAGTTGGCACTTTGGCTACGCTCAGTGAGTGAAAATATTGAACTCGAGATTCAATAATACTCTCCATTTTCGGCATTTCGGGTTTCGACTACGCTCAACCACCACAATGACCGAAAATGTCGAAACTCGCAACACGCAACTCGCAACACGCAACATGCAACTCGAACTTTAATCCAAAAAACTTACTCAAATTTTACAAATTGAGCTAAAGAGCTCACTACTTCAATAGCCCTCTGAACACTATTCACATTTTTAAAACCCAAATTAATTCTGTCTTTAATTTGCTTGAACGAACAGATTTTTACATTTTGCTTTACAAAGTTTAAAATGCGTGTAAATATTTCGCTATTGTAGAAGTCGGAGTTGCTGCTGCCTACGAACTGCAAATCTAATTTATTGTTTTTAATAATCACCTTTTCAACGCCTATTGATGCAGCTATTTGTCGCATTTTTACAGCTAAAATCAGACTTTGCGTTTCCGGCGGAATCTCGCCAAATCGGTCGGTGATATTGCTTTTAAAAGTTTCTAAGTCTTGGTCGGTTTTGCAGGAATTTAAATTCTGATAAATTGAAAGTCTTTCGTTTATATTGGTTATGTACCAATCGGGGATAAGGAGTTCCAAATCGGTTTCAATTGTGCAATCTCTGACGTAGGTTTTCTGACCTTCTTCTTCAAAAACATCTGAAAATTCTTCAATTTTAAGCTCATCAATGGCTTCATCCAATATTTTCTGATACATCTCAAAGCCAATATCGGTAATAAAGCCGCTTTGTTCGGCTCCTAAAATATTTCCCGCACCTCTGATGTCCAAATCTCTCATAGCAATATTAAAGCCGCTACCTATTTCCGAAAACTCTTCGATAGTTTTAAGTCGTTTTTGAGCATTGCCTGTAAGCATGATACTTGGCGGAGCCAACAGATAACAAAATGCCTTAACATTCGACCTGCCAACTCTGCCTCGCAATTGGTGCAAATCGCTGAGTCCATACCTGTACGCATCGTTTATTATTATTGTGTTTGCGTTCGGTATATCTATCCCCGACTCAATTATTGTTGTAGAAACCAACACATCTGTATCTCCATTAATAAAATCTAGCATAATTTTCTCCAACTTTTTGCCTTCCATCTGTCCGTGCCCGATTGCAACATTGGCTTTTGGGACAAGTTTGTTTATCATCAATGCCAATTGCTCCAAATTTTGTATTCGGTTGTTGACAAAAAACACCTGACCACCCCTGTTTATTTCAAACTGTATGGCTTCTTTAATCCTTATTTCGTCGAAGGTTAATATTTCGGTATGTATAGGATATCTGTTTGGCGGCGGCGTGTTGATTATGCTCAAATCGCGTGCTCCCATAAGCGAAAACTGCAATGTACGCGGTATTGGCGTTGCCGATAGAGTTAAAGTATCGACATTGGCTTTCATTTTCTTTAGTTTTTCCTTGTGCGATACTCCGAATTTTTGCTCCTCGTCGATTATCAGCAGACCTAAATCCTTGAATTTAATGTCTTTACTGAACAATCTGTGAGTGCCAATGATAATGTCAACTTTACCGCTTTCAAGGTCTTTAAGTGTTTCCGTTTGTTTGGCTTTCGACTTAAATCTGTTGATGAAATCAACATTGCAAGGCAAGTCTTTTAGTCTGTCTTTAAAAGTATTGTAATGCTGAACCGTAAGTATGGTTGTTGGAGCGACAACAGCCACTTGCTTGCTATCGGCAACGGCTTTGAAAGCGGCACGTATGGCTATTTCCGTTTTACCAAAACCTACATCGCCACAGATTAATCTATCCATAGGAAATGCCGATTCCATATCTTTCTTAACATCTTCGGTAGCTTTGAGTTGGTCGGGCGTATCTTCGTAAATAAACGATGCCTCCAACTCGTGTTGTAGATATGAATCGGGACTATAAGCAAAACCTTTAATGGCACGTCTTTGAGCGTATAGCTTAATCAGGTCGCGAGCCAAATCCTTAACCTTGCCTTTAGTCTTGTTTTTTATGCGAGCCCAATTATTACTTCCTAATTTGTCGATTTTCGGAATTACTCCTTCCTGACCTGCATACTTTGATATCCTGTGCAAAGAGTGAATGCTAACGTACAGAATATCATTGTCTTTGTACAAAATACGTATAGCTTCTTGAAGTTTGCCGTTGTTGTCAATTTTTTCCAATCCGTCGAAAACTCCGATACCGTGGTCAATATGAGTAACAAAATCACCGGGTTTTAGCGAAAGAATTTCCTTAAGGGTATATGATTTTTTAGCATCGTAGCTGTGCTGAATCTTGTATTTATGGTACCTTTCAAAAAACTGATGGTCGGTAAAGCACGCTATTGAAAGCTCTGTAGATATAAAACCCTGATGATACGAAAGTAACAGAGTGCTGTACTCGGCTTTGTTTTCGATGCCGCGGTTGTACATCATATCCTCAAGTACGTTGGTAATTCTGTCTAATTGCTTTTGCGAATCGGCTACAATGTAGTTTTTAATATTGTTTTCGGTATTTTCAATCAGTTGTTCTAAAAAGCGTTCGAACATTTTATTAAAAACCGGCTGAGGTTTTATATCAAAAACGTAATCTTCGGTGTTTTCAAAAATTGAAGAAGAGCCAAACTCAACAACGGTATGGTTTGAAAGACTTTCTAAAAATTCCGAATCGTTGCAAAAAAGCTGTTCAGGTTTTTGAAAATCAGACTCTTGCAGACTTTCTGCATAGATTTTACAAGCATTGTTGTAGTATTCTTCTAATTTTAGCTTGATGATGTTGGTATCTTTAATCCAAACAATGGTGTTTTGCGGTATTAAAGAAAACAAAGATATTTTTTCGGAAACAATATCCTTGCTTTGCAAATTTGAAATTATAGTTATGTGGTCAAGCAAATCGACCGAAATTTGAGTTTCGGGGTCGTATGAGCGTATTGACGTTACTTTGTCGTCGCTGAGTTCAATTCGGTACGGCAAATCGTTGTTGAACGAAAAAACATCAATAATACCTCCTCTAACTGCCATTTGTCCGGGTTCTATAACAAAATCGCTGTGCTTGAAGTTGTATTCGGCTAACAAATCGTACAGAAAATCGAAATCAACTTTTTCGTCTTTGCTGATTTTTATAGTTCTTTTCTTTAGTAACGATTCTTCAACAACTTTTTCGGCTATTGCCTCAGGAAAAGTAACTACAATTGTAGTTTTATTGTTTGAAGTAATGCGTTTCAGAACTTCCGTACGAAGCAATATTGAAGAATTGTCGATTTTCTCGTAATCGTAAGGTTGACGAAAGGAATCGGTAAAAAGTAATACTTTTTTATTGTGAAATTTTTCGTTATTTTCGGCAAACAAACTCTCCAAATCGTTTGCAAAATAAATGGCTTCTTCTTTATCAGGCAAAACTACGACTTGCAAATTAACATTGTTGTAGCTTGGCAAAGCTGTAACAATTGGAGCAGCTCCTCTTAAACCTTTAACGAAAAATTTTTGTTTCTGCGAACCGACTATTTTCTTGATTAGATTGGCAGTATAAACATTATTGTTAAATGCTGAAATTAACGGATTTAGCTTTTTTGTCGGCTCTTGCATCGAAAATATTAATACTTTTTGTACTGCAAAAGTATTGATTTTCTACGAAAATCGGCATAGCACAACTCGGAAGTTTTAGCTAAATGACACAATATGTGCTATAGCTTAAACTCGTACAGCACAATTATTTTGCCAATTAAAACAGCATTTAAATACTATCTGTTGATAATAAATTTACTATAAAACTGCTTTTTGTCGTTTGAAGTCTGCACGGCATACACTCCGTTTGGCAGATTACTTACGTTTATATTAATAATATTATTTACAGGCTGTTGTAGCTTTTCGTTTATTAAACATTTGCCTGTTAAGTCCATTATTTTTACGTTGTATAAGCTGTTGTTATTAGGTTGATTGAGTTTAATATTTATTTCTGAGTTTGCGGGATTAGGATAAATGCTAATACCGGTTTCATCATCTATATATGTTTTGTCGTCCGAAACAAAACTGCCGTCATTTACTAACTCAAAAGTACAACCGCAGTCCGTACTTATGTATAATTCAGGCATATACGCCAGATCCATAAGAACAAAATTGGGTTTAGCTTTTGTAAATACAGAATAAACCAAGCAATTATCTCTTCCGGCAATGTATCCGTACTCAAGCGAAATGTTTTCATCATATTTCAGTGATTGAAGGTTCCATGTATCACCGTAATCCGTACTTCTGTACAATTTGAAATAAGTAGGTTCGTGAAAAACAACAACTATATATACTTCACCGGGTGTTGGACCCGCAAATAGCATTTCAATGGTTTCATAATATAAAGGATGTACTTCCTTTCCGGCTATTTCAAAGGGAATAGGTTTTTCGGTGAATGAAGCACCGTAATCTGTGCTGTACATTAAATGGTATTGATAGTTTGTAGTAGAATCGTGTTTTAAAGTGTAAAGTTGTCCGCTAATATTAGTTGGAGCAATTAATATATGGTAACCCAACACTGTTTGAAAAAAATCAGGATTGGTTTGATAAATGCTGTCGGTTTTTTTATCGGAAAAGTAAATACCACGCATGTCAGAATGATTATAAATGTAATAATATTCGTCCTTAACCCAACCTGATTTAATGCGTACTGGTTTTGACATAAGAAGAGTATCCCACGTTTCCCCTTCGTCATTACTATAATATATGGGTTGATAACCATAAAAATTACGAACTATAACAAAACCATCGCCTTTATTGGCGGCAATAGAAACAGCATAGCCATAACCCATATCAAAAGTGTTAACTTTTTTAGCATCAACTCCGTAGTTTGTATAATGAATTACAGATGGTATTGCATTATCAATCGTACCTAAAGGAGAATAATAGTATAAATCGTCGTTGTTGTGCCCCAAATCAATTGTAGAATTCGGATACTGACAATACAAAATTGTAGAAAAGACTACTAAAATTAAGGTAAGTACTATATTTTTCATGGCATTAATATTTGAGTTTCTGATGATTGCACTAAACTTTTTCAAATATACAAAAAATGTTAAAACACAAACAAAAAAAATAAAAATTAATAAATAATTAAAGTCGGCACAAAAAAAGATACTGCCCTTGCGAACAGTATCTTAAGATATTAGTAATCTATTCTGCCTTATTTTAATATCTTTCTACGCTTATACTACTTAATCCCGATTTAAAGTCAATGTTTATAAAGTTTTTAGCCTTGCTATAATCGGAACTTCTGTACTTGCCGTCAACTTTTTCAAAACCAATAAAATTTGTGCTCGAAAGTGCCGACTCTTTAGTAATTTCTACACCCGACTGATAAGGAACTTTAATTGTAACATTTGCAGCTCCCGTTTCGACTAATATGTCGGTTTTGGGGAACAAATCGCCGACTGTAATTTCTATATCGGCAGCGCCTCCGGCAAGCTTGATATTTCTGACTTTAAATTTGGATAGGTCGAAATCGACGTCGGCAGCACCAATGTTCATTTCAAAATCCCAAACGGGTTGCTGATTAAGTTTAAGATCGGCGTCTAAATCGAAATCATTAATTTTAAAGTTTTCATCTTTGACTGAGAACTCCAAAACTTTTTCTTTTGGCTCATCTTTTTTCAAAACAAATGCGAAGTTTTCTTTAAAAATTTCCTTTTCTACCTCAGCAATAGCCAAATAATTATTGCAAGTATCATCAATGCTAAACTCGCCTGCACCAACGTTAAGAATAAGTTTTGCATCGGTTGTTGTGCTATCAAAAGCTTGATATAATTTTACCGGTTTTGCGTTTGGATCTCGGTCTCTGTCCTGGTCTTGATATCGATATCGGTCTCGGTCTTGCCTGTTATATTCTGCGTAATATCCTTTTTGCCTAACAATACCCATAGATTTGTACGATGCAAGCAGTACAGACAGTAATACTATTAATATGGAAATAATTAATTTGTAGCTACTTTTAATCTCCAACAAGGTTACGCCCCAAAGCATTATAAGCACCGGAATAGCAAGTCTGAAGATTTTTGAAGTAAAAATAACTATGTCTAAAAGGTGAAGCAAAAGCAATACTCCTACAATAATAAGGATTACACCCCAAAATATTTTTTTATGATTCATGACTGTTTGATTTTTTTGTTAATACTTATTTTAATTATTTTTTTAGGTCTTCGTCGTAAAGGTCATCTACGTCAGTAGTGTTTT
This Lentimicrobiaceae bacterium DNA region includes the following protein-coding sequences:
- the cobC gene encoding alpha-ribazole phosphatase, with product MEIHVIRHTRLKAGLNKCYGQTEIPVAESFKDDASEIKKQLKPPYDAIFCSPLKRCQMLAKELNFSEIKLEPALKEISFGSWENQNWDDINREQLDKWCNDFVNETPPDGENLRDFYSRIIKFITDLKSENYKKVLLITHAGVIRCIHAYFNNVALDKLFDIPVGFNEVFAFDL
- the mfd gene encoding transcription-repair coupling factor, which codes for MQEPTKKLNPLISAFNNNVYTANLIKKIVGSQKQKFFVKGLRGAAPIVTALPSYNNVNLQVVVLPDKEEAIYFANDLESLFAENNEKFHNKKVLLFTDSFRQPYDYEKIDNSSILLRTEVLKRITSNNKTTIVVTFPEAIAEKVVEESLLKKRTIKISKDEKVDFDFLYDLLAEYNFKHSDFVIEPGQMAVRGGIIDVFSFNNDLPYRIELSDDKVTSIRSYDPETQISVDLLDHITIISNLQSKDIVSEKISLFSLIPQNTIVWIKDTNIIKLKLEEYYNNACKIYAESLQESDFQKPEQLFCNDSEFLESLSNHTVVEFGSSSIFENTEDYVFDIKPQPVFNKMFERFLEQLIENTENNIKNYIVADSQKQLDRITNVLEDMMYNRGIENKAEYSTLLLSYHQGFISTELSIACFTDHQFFERYHKYKIQHSYDAKKSYTLKEILSLKPGDFVTHIDHGIGVFDGLEKIDNNGKLQEAIRILYKDNDILYVSIHSLHRISKYAGQEGVIPKIDKLGSNNWARIKNKTKGKVKDLARDLIKLYAQRRAIKGFAYSPDSYLQHELEASFIYEDTPDQLKATEDVKKDMESAFPMDRLICGDVGFGKTEIAIRAAFKAVADSKQVAVVAPTTILTVQHYNTFKDRLKDLPCNVDFINRFKSKAKQTETLKDLESGKVDIIIGTHRLFSKDIKFKDLGLLIIDEEQKFGVSHKEKLKKMKANVDTLTLSATPIPRTLQFSLMGARDLSIINTPPPNRYPIHTEILTFDEIRIKEAIQFEINRGGQVFFVNNRIQNLEQLALMINKLVPKANVAIGHGQMEGKKLEKIMLDFINGDTDVLVSTTIIESGIDIPNANTIIINDAYRYGLSDLHQLRGRVGRSNVKAFCYLLAPPSIMLTGNAQKRLKTIEEFSEIGSGFNIAMRDLDIRGAGNILGAEQSGFITDIGFEMYQKILDEAIDELKIEEFSDVFEEEGQKTYVRDCTIETDLELLIPDWYITNINERLSIYQNLNSCKTDQDLETFKSNITDRFGEIPPETQSLILAVKMRQIAASIGVEKVIIKNNKLDLQFVGSSNSDFYNSEIFTRILNFVKQNVKICSFKQIKDRINLGFKNVNSVQRAIEVVSSLAQFVKFE
- a CDS encoding T9SS type A sorting domain-containing protein; its protein translation is MKNIVLTLILVVFSTILYCQYPNSTIDLGHNNDDLYYYSPLGTIDNAIPSVIHYTNYGVDAKKVNTFDMGYGYAVSIAANKGDGFVIVRNFYGYQPIYYSNDEGETWDTLLMSKPVRIKSGWVKDEYYYIYNHSDMRGIYFSDKKTDSIYQTNPDFFQTVLGYHILIAPTNISGQLYTLKHDSTTNYQYHLMYSTDYGASFTEKPIPFEIAGKEVHPLYYETIEMLFAGPTPGEVYIVVVFHEPTYFKLYRSTDYGDTWNLQSLKYDENISLEYGYIAGRDNCLVYSVFTKAKPNFVLMDLAYMPELYISTDCGCTFELVNDGSFVSDDKTYIDDETGISIYPNPANSEINIKLNQPNNNSLYNVKIMDLTGKCLINEKLQQPVNNIININVSNLPNGVYAVQTSNDKKQFYSKFIINR